A portion of the Meriones unguiculatus strain TT.TT164.6M chromosome 14, Bangor_MerUng_6.1, whole genome shotgun sequence genome contains these proteins:
- the Ech1 gene encoding delta(3,5)-Delta(2,4)-dienoyl-CoA isomerase, mitochondrial has product MANAMTVSSKLRGLLMQQLRGTSQLYFNVTLRSLSSSAQEASKRAPEEFSDHSYESIQVTSAHEHVLHVQLNRPEKRNAMNRAFWRELVECFQKISKDSNCRAVVISGAGKMFTAGIDLVDMASEFLQPSGDDAARIAWYLRDLISQYQKTFTVIEKCPKPVIAAVHGGCVGGGVDLISACDIRYCAQDAFFQIKEVDVGLAADVGTLQRLPKVIGSQSLVNELTFTARKMMADEALDSGLVSRVFPDKDVMLNAAFALAADISSKSPVAVQGSKVNLVYSRNHSVDESLDYMATWNMSMLQTQDIMKSVQAAMEKKDPKNVTFSKL; this is encoded by the exons ATGGCGAACGCGATGACAGTTTCCAGCAAACTACGGGGCCTGCTGATGCAGC AGCTGAGAGGTACCAGCCAGCTGTACTTCAACGTCACCCTGCGCTCGCTGAGCTCCTCCGCACAAGAGGCCTCCAAAAGAGCCCCCGAGGAATTCTCAGACCACAGCTACGAGTCCATTCAAGTGACGTCTGCCCACGAGCACGTTCTCCATGTACAGCTAAACCGGCCAGAGAAGAGGAACGCCATGAACAGGGCCTTCTGGAG GGAGTTGGTGGAATGCTTCCAAAAGATATCTAAAGACTCCAACTGTCGGGCTGTCGTGATTTCTGGTGCAGGAAAAATGTTCACGGCAG GCATTGACCTGGTGGACATGGCCTCAGAGTTCCTGCAGCCCTCGGGGGACGATGCGGCCCGCATCGCCTGGTACCTCCGCGACCTCATCAGCCAGTACCAGAAGACCTTTACTGTCATCGAGAAG TGCCCCAAGCCGGTGATTGCTGCCGTTCATGGAGGCTGCGTTGGCGGAG GTGTGGATCTCATCTCAGCCTGTGACATTCGCTACTGTGCCCAGGATGCTTTCTTCCAGATCAAG GAGGTGGACGTGGGCCTGGCCGCCGACGTGGGGACCCTGCAGCGGCTGCCCAAGGTCATCGGGAGCCAGAG CCTGGTCAATGAGCTGACCTTCACCGCTCGCAAGATGATGGCTGATGAGGCCCTGGACAGTGGGCTGGTCAG CCGGGTGTTCCCAGATAAGGATGTCATGCTGAATGCAGCCTTTGCCCTGGCCGCTGATATTTCCAGCAAGAGCCCAGTGGCTGTGCAGGGGTCAAAAGTCAATCTAGTCTACTCCCGAAACCATTCTGTGGATGAGAGCCTTGACTACATG GCCACCTGGAACATGAGCATGCTGCAGACCCAGGACATCATGAAGTCAGTCCAGGCAGCCATGGAGAAGAAGGACCCCAAAAACGTCACTTTCTCCAAGCTCTGA